From a single Lolium rigidum isolate FL_2022 chromosome 7, APGP_CSIRO_Lrig_0.1, whole genome shotgun sequence genomic region:
- the LOC124674002 gene encoding protein CURVATURE THYLAKOID 1B, chloroplastic-like → MATACRFAAPLGLAPLPRSRAGAGTKSVIFSVRSTKVVQRNFVVKAASDEGPAETPEIVKAAQDAWAKVEDKYAVATIGVAGLVALWTAVGALKAIDKLPILPGVLELVGIGYTGWFTYRNLIFQPDREALISNIKSTYNEITGSSS, encoded by the exons ATGGCCACCGCCTGCCGATTCGCCGCGCCGCTGGGCCTCGCCCCGTTGCCTCGcagccgcgccggcgccggcaccaAGAGCGTCATTTTCTCGGTACGCTCCACCAAGGTCGTACAGCGGAACTTCGTCGTGAAGGCGGCTTCCGACGAGGGTCCGGCGGAGACACCCGAGATCGTCAAGGCTGCGCAGGACGCG TGGGCAAAAGTTGAGGACAAGTACGCCGTGGCCACCATCGGCGTCGCCGGGCTCGTCGCGCTATGGACGGCCGTAGGGGCGCTCAAG GCCATTGACAAGCTTCCTATCTTGCCTGGTGTGTTGGAGCTGGTTGGCATCGGGTACACAGGG TGGTTCACATACCGTAACCTCATCTTCCAGCCTGACAG GGAAGCGCTGATCAGCAACATCAAGAGCACCTACAATGAAATCACCGGAAGCAGCAGCTAA